In the Hordeum vulgare subsp. vulgare chromosome 7H, MorexV3_pseudomolecules_assembly, whole genome shotgun sequence genome, one interval contains:
- the LOC123413509 gene encoding translation initiation factor IF-2-like isoform X1 — MADAGVVNTVPSAENAEEEQPLPAPVPVPAADVGKGEKAPVPAADVGKNEVRPCVVLALQAATAPPLVAPKPRKRRQANPAPAPAASRQRLESHVAAHALPTTRVPPPVSENHLPGNIPWRYRHTSGCDACALEQAHAGRPYIRARGRPRPRRAPRCELEFGRW; from the exons ATGGCCGACGCCGGCGTTGTCAACACCGTGCCCTCAGCAGAGAACGCCGAGGAGGAACAACCCCTCCCCGCGCCGGTCCCCGTCCCAGCCGCCGACGTTGGGAAAGGCGAGAAGGCACCCGTCCCAGCCGCCGACGTTGGGAAAAACGAGGTGCGGCCGTGCGTGGTGCTTGCCCTCCAGGCGGCGACGGCGCCACCCCTGGTGGCACCCAAGCCCAGGAAACGCCGCCAGGCCAACCCCGCCCCTGCACCGGCCGCCAGCAGGCAGCGGTTGGAGTCCCACGTCGCGGCGCATGCCCTCCCGACGACGCGGGTGCCACCGCCTGTCTCCGAGAACCACCTG CCGGGCAACATTCCGTGGAGGTATAGACATACATCGGGGTGCGACGCATGCGCGTTAG AGCAAGCGCACGCTGGAAGACCCTACattagggcaaggggaaggcccaGACCACGCCGCGCTCCTCGTTGCGAGCTTGAATTTGGACGGTGGTGA
- the LOC123413509 gene encoding translation initiation factor IF-2-like isoform X2 has product MADAGVVNTVPSAENAEEEQPLPAPVPVPAADVGKGEKAPVPAADVGKNEVRPCVVLALQAATAPPLVAPKPRKRRQANPAPAPAASRQRLESHVAAHALPTTRVPPPVSENHLPGNIPWRYRHTSGCDACALGMELGS; this is encoded by the exons ATGGCCGACGCCGGCGTTGTCAACACCGTGCCCTCAGCAGAGAACGCCGAGGAGGAACAACCCCTCCCCGCGCCGGTCCCCGTCCCAGCCGCCGACGTTGGGAAAGGCGAGAAGGCACCCGTCCCAGCCGCCGACGTTGGGAAAAACGAGGTGCGGCCGTGCGTGGTGCTTGCCCTCCAGGCGGCGACGGCGCCACCCCTGGTGGCACCCAAGCCCAGGAAACGCCGCCAGGCCAACCCCGCCCCTGCACCGGCCGCCAGCAGGCAGCGGTTGGAGTCCCACGTCGCGGCGCATGCCCTCCCGACGACGCGGGTGCCACCGCCTGTCTCCGAGAACCACCTG CCGGGCAACATTCCGTGGAGGTATAGACATACATCGGGGTGCGACGCATGCGCGTTAG GCATGGAACTGGGATCTTGA